The Kiritimatiellia bacterium genome has a window encoding:
- a CDS encoding sulfatase-like hydrolase/transferase: protein MTRFQMLCGALLAGWVGAAEVAVRPNLLLIFTDDQGWADLGAQGADPHVRTPNLDRLARDGALCTRGYVTAPQCTPSRAGVLTGMYQQRWGVEHNGIRLPLEAVTIAERLREAGYATGMSGKWHLEVERVTEDGRSRNRVSTDHLPHRQGFEEYFCGTMYEYIASHGLDGSPLPDAPRAVSVTNQCRVVTQTEAALGFLRRRADERPMRPWFLYVAYMAPHVPLESPEPWFSATPTNLSRERRQALALLAAIDEGVGRLREQLHRMGADTNTVIFFISDNGAPLGSAWNGSLNLPLRGQKGMLSEGGIRVPFLVAWPGRIPGGQRYEHPVISLDFAATALAAAGLPPPAELDGVNLLPYLCGEVSGAPHDALYWRWTSQAAVLEFPWKFVVIGDRERGLFDVTTPEGEAYDRNRICEYPEIAARLEAKLKDWCATLRPPGLATTSDAHHESLFVEHRIFAGDFEVAAPNAGSARADWMARNGRLVVTNGALTIVPDGDGKGRVFLTRGGLDLAGPVRATLLVRARQGGRAALSWRTKREKDFAPENIVEFDWPATNEWSITSVTLPVRGRLVHVRVFWPRGGEGVELRSIELVPSRGRPQTWQFDRGQ from the coding sequence ATGACCCGATTTCAAATGTTGTGCGGTGCGCTGCTTGCGGGGTGGGTCGGTGCGGCGGAGGTGGCGGTGCGGCCGAACCTGCTGTTGATTTTCACCGATGATCAGGGCTGGGCGGATCTCGGCGCGCAGGGGGCGGACCCGCATGTCCGCACGCCGAACCTCGACCGACTGGCACGGGACGGCGCGCTGTGCACACGGGGCTATGTGACAGCGCCACAATGTACGCCATCGCGGGCGGGCGTGCTTACGGGGATGTACCAGCAGCGGTGGGGAGTCGAACACAATGGCATACGGCTGCCGTTGGAGGCGGTGACCATCGCAGAGCGGCTGCGCGAGGCGGGGTACGCGACCGGGATGAGCGGCAAGTGGCATCTGGAGGTCGAGCGCGTGACGGAGGATGGCCGGTCGCGCAATCGGGTCAGCACCGACCACCTGCCGCACCGTCAGGGGTTTGAGGAATACTTCTGCGGCACGATGTATGAGTACATTGCCTCGCACGGGCTGGACGGATCGCCATTGCCGGATGCACCCCGGGCGGTGTCCGTGACGAACCAGTGCCGCGTCGTCACGCAGACGGAGGCCGCGCTCGGATTTTTGCGCCGCCGGGCAGACGAACGCCCGATGCGGCCGTGGTTCCTGTACGTTGCGTACATGGCGCCGCACGTGCCGCTCGAGTCGCCCGAGCCCTGGTTTTCCGCCACGCCGACGAATCTGTCTCGCGAGCGCCGACAGGCGCTGGCGCTGCTGGCGGCGATCGACGAGGGCGTCGGTCGGCTGCGGGAGCAGCTCCACCGAATGGGGGCCGACACCAACACTGTGATCTTCTTCATCAGTGACAATGGTGCGCCGCTCGGGAGCGCCTGGAACGGATCGCTCAACCTTCCGCTGCGGGGCCAAAAAGGCATGTTGAGCGAGGGCGGAATCCGCGTGCCCTTCCTGGTGGCGTGGCCGGGACGAATCCCGGGCGGTCAACGGTATGAGCATCCCGTGATCAGTCTGGATTTCGCCGCGACGGCGCTGGCGGCGGCGGGACTGCCGCCTCCGGCGGAGCTGGACGGCGTGAATCTACTGCCGTACCTCTGCGGAGAGGTCAGTGGCGCGCCCCACGACGCGCTGTACTGGCGATGGACGTCGCAGGCGGCCGTGCTCGAGTTTCCTTGGAAGTTCGTTGTGATTGGCGACCGCGAACGCGGGTTGTTCGATGTGACGACGCCGGAGGGAGAGGCGTACGATCGCAACCGCATCTGCGAGTATCCGGAAATCGCGGCCCGTCTGGAGGCGAAACTGAAGGACTGGTGCGCGACGCTCCGGCCGCCGGGCCTAGCCACCACGAGCGACGCGCATCACGAAAGCTTGTTTGTCGAACACAGGATTTTTGCGGGCGACTTCGAGGTGGCCGCGCCGAATGCCGGTTCGGCGAGGGCGGATTGGATGGCGCGCAACGGCCGGCTGGTTGTCACGAACGGTGCGCTCACGATCGTACCCGACGGCGACGGGAAGGGGCGGGTGTTCCTGACCCGCGGCGGTTTGGACCTGGCGGGACCCGTCCGGGCGACGCTTCTTGTGCGTGCGCGGCAAGGTGGACGCGCCGCGCTCAGTTGGCGGACGAAGCGCGAAAAGGACTTCGCGCCGGAGAACATCGTCGAGTTCGACTGGCCGGCGACAAACGAATGGAGCATCACGTCCGTGACGCTGCCCGTGCGCGGCCGGCTGGTCCATGTTCGTGTGTTCTGGCCGCGCGGCGGCGAGGGTGTGGAGCTCCGTTCGATCGAGCTGGTGCCGTCGCGGGGCAGACCGCAGACGTGGCAGTTTGATCGTGGGCAGTAG
- a CDS encoding DUF4038 domain-containing protein, with product MNMAGSAAGVASALISVLVGTAGSAPAFEQVSVRGEELIAGGRPYRAIGVNHPPLFSAWLTEADAGLTNSFSALDDAATSGVAFVRFWASGFWPRDMRAYFERPTAYWAAMDAVVERAERLGVRLLPSLFWMSFLWPDLCDEPRGAIAVAGSKTRVAMERYVRELVGRYRGRPVILMWEIGNEYNLEADLDFTSRPRAMGAGAPHLGTRPVRGPQDNLTTAMLSVFLAEMAALVRELDPGRPVTSGHSHPRAQSRALRESYPRPNWTADTLGEHLASFALQHPAPLDVWSVHFYGALAPPARPAEPRIEGRHPQSIDMLAEYARAARRAGRPLLVGELGLATEAGGAEDRRRFVLAAVDALEREGADLIALWVWHFPQQAHYNLTGRDDPELLATVREFNRRYGSAPAGAIR from the coding sequence ATGAACATGGCGGGCAGCGCGGCGGGGGTGGCTTCTGCGCTGATCAGTGTGCTCGTCGGCACCGCGGGCTCTGCGCCGGCGTTTGAGCAAGTCAGCGTGCGAGGTGAGGAACTGATCGCCGGCGGGCGGCCGTACCGGGCGATCGGGGTCAATCATCCGCCGCTGTTTTCCGCGTGGCTGACGGAAGCAGACGCGGGGCTGACGAACTCATTTTCGGCGCTGGACGACGCGGCCACATCGGGCGTTGCGTTTGTGCGGTTTTGGGCCAGCGGGTTTTGGCCGCGGGACATGCGCGCCTACTTCGAGCGGCCGACGGCGTACTGGGCGGCGATGGATGCGGTGGTTGAGCGTGCGGAACGGCTGGGGGTGCGGTTGTTGCCCAGCCTGTTTTGGATGAGTTTCCTGTGGCCCGATCTGTGTGACGAGCCGCGCGGGGCAATCGCGGTCGCCGGCTCGAAAACGCGGGTGGCCATGGAACGATATGTGCGGGAATTGGTGGGGCGGTATCGTGGTCGGCCAGTGATTCTGATGTGGGAGATCGGCAATGAATACAACCTTGAGGCCGATCTCGACTTTACGTCCCGTCCCCGCGCGATGGGGGCGGGCGCGCCACATCTCGGCACTCGGCCGGTGCGCGGACCGCAGGACAATCTGACCACCGCGATGCTGTCGGTGTTCCTCGCTGAGATGGCGGCGCTGGTGCGCGAGCTGGACCCGGGCCGGCCGGTGACCAGTGGCCATTCGCATCCTCGGGCGCAAAGCCGCGCGTTGCGGGAGAGTTACCCTCGGCCGAACTGGACGGCGGACACGCTTGGCGAACATCTGGCCTCATTCGCACTTCAGCACCCGGCGCCGCTGGACGTGTGGAGCGTGCACTTCTACGGCGCACTGGCGCCACCTGCGCGGCCGGCGGAGCCGCGAATTGAGGGGCGACATCCACAGAGCATCGACATGCTCGCCGAATATGCCCGTGCGGCGCGGCGGGCGGGTCGGCCGTTGTTGGTTGGTGAGCTGGGACTTGCAACGGAGGCTGGAGGCGCGGAAGACCGACGACGGTTCGTTCTCGCGGCGGTGGACGCCCTCGAACGCGAGGGGGCGGACCTGATCGCGTTGTGGGTCTGGCATTTTCCGCAACAGGCACACTACAACTTGACCGGTCGTGACGATCCGGAGCTTCTGGCGACGGTTCGAGAGTTCAATCGGCGGTACGGCTCGGCACCGGCGGGGGCGATCCGATGA
- a CDS encoding sulfatase, whose translation MWGSLVIAVMTATAAARAPNIVLFLVDDMGWMDCGAYGSQYYRTPNIDRLAREGMRFTDAYATPLCSPTRASILPGQYSARHRVTGATGHLRPPPAGTSPYTASAPASRPLIYPTSATYLDTNVVTLARVLRSAGYRTAHFGKWHLGLMPAYWPERHGFEVAWHCAPDAAPPSYFSPYGVVPEPRAGARYIGTITDGPPGEHITDRTVTEALRFIEAHRAEPFYVNLWLYSVHGPFQHKEEYTAEFARKRDPTGRQGNPVMASMLKTVDENLGRLVRGLDDLGLSSNTLFVFFSDNGGNVHSWTPQDPKTRTMMRPGHPLHLTFQSYRRWAGEQPPTNNDPLREGKGRLYEGGIRVPLIVRWPGRVPAGTTNATVVGCVDLFPTILEAVGCPSPPAHTVDGVSFLPALLEGRELRREPYFVWFPHLIPGVVVRAGDWKLIRRFEPHPEYPETRELYHLRTDIGESKNLAGEMRAKVRELDALIDDFVRRTGALMPRPNPSYRPGTTGDVIGGSTEGLVARQCAAVVTSGVLRVTATGPEPFLGTGRVQINGPLRMALTIRAPAGGTAHVRWILTEQSRFPAQGQCVSFDVPAGEDWREVQVDVPVEGRARILRLYLPADREPIELRRIEFRGAAGARRAWEFQ comes from the coding sequence ATGTGGGGCTCGCTCGTGATCGCAGTGATGACCGCCACCGCAGCGGCGCGTGCGCCGAACATTGTGCTCTTTCTCGTGGACGACATGGGATGGATGGATTGCGGCGCGTACGGCTCGCAGTACTACCGGACCCCGAACATCGACCGCCTAGCCCGGGAGGGGATGCGGTTTACCGATGCATACGCGACCCCGCTGTGCTCCCCCACTCGTGCTTCGATCTTGCCCGGTCAGTACTCGGCGCGACATCGGGTCACCGGAGCGACCGGCCACTTGCGGCCGCCGCCCGCCGGCACCTCGCCGTATACGGCTTCAGCACCGGCGTCGCGTCCGCTGATCTACCCCACGAGCGCAACCTATTTGGACACCAATGTCGTGACACTCGCGCGCGTGCTGCGCAGCGCAGGGTACCGCACGGCGCACTTTGGAAAATGGCATCTCGGTCTGATGCCCGCGTACTGGCCCGAGCGACACGGCTTTGAAGTCGCTTGGCACTGCGCGCCGGATGCGGCCCCGCCGTCCTATTTTTCGCCATACGGTGTGGTGCCGGAACCTCGCGCCGGTGCGCGGTATATCGGTACGATCACCGACGGGCCGCCCGGCGAGCACATCACGGACCGCACAGTGACGGAGGCACTGCGATTCATCGAGGCGCACCGCGCGGAGCCGTTTTATGTGAATCTTTGGCTCTATAGCGTCCACGGCCCCTTTCAACACAAGGAGGAATACACCGCAGAGTTCGCTCGCAAGCGGGACCCCACCGGTCGGCAAGGGAATCCGGTGATGGCCTCAATGCTGAAGACGGTGGACGAGAATCTTGGGCGACTCGTCCGTGGCCTCGACGATCTGGGGCTCTCGTCGAACACGCTGTTTGTGTTCTTTTCTGACAATGGTGGCAATGTGCACTCCTGGACGCCGCAGGACCCCAAAACGCGCACGATGATGCGGCCCGGACATCCCCTGCACCTGACGTTCCAGTCGTACCGACGGTGGGCTGGCGAGCAGCCGCCGACCAACAACGACCCGTTACGCGAGGGCAAGGGGCGGCTGTACGAGGGGGGCATCCGCGTGCCGCTGATCGTGCGTTGGCCCGGCCGGGTGCCGGCGGGCACGACGAACGCGACGGTGGTGGGCTGCGTAGATCTCTTCCCGACGATTTTGGAGGCGGTCGGTTGCCCGTCGCCGCCCGCGCATACGGTGGACGGCGTCTCGTTTCTGCCCGCGCTGCTGGAAGGCCGAGAGCTCCGCCGCGAACCGTATTTCGTATGGTTCCCCCACTTGATCCCCGGCGTGGTCGTGCGCGCGGGCGACTGGAAGCTGATCCGGAGGTTTGAGCCGCATCCTGAATACCCGGAGACGCGCGAGCTCTACCATCTGCGCACGGACATCGGTGAATCGAAAAACCTTGCCGGAGAAATGCGAGCCAAAGTGCGGGAACTCGATGCGCTGATTGATGACTTCGTTCGACGAACCGGCGCGCTCATGCCGCGGCCGAACCCCTCGTATCGGCCGGGGACCACCGGCGATGTGATTGGCGGCTCAACGGAGGGACTGGTGGCCCGTCAGTGTGCGGCGGTCGTGACGAGTGGCGTGCTGCGAGTCACGGCGACGGGGCCGGAGCCATTCCTCGGGACGGGGCGTGTGCAGATCAACGGACCGCTGCGGATGGCGTTGACGATTCGGGCGCCGGCGGGGGGTACGGCGCACGTTCGGTGGATTCTGACGGAGCAGAGTCGGTTTCCTGCGCAAGGGCAGTGCGTCTCGTTTGATGTGCCGGCTGGTGAAGATTGGCGGGAGGTGCAGGTGGATGTGCCGGTCGAGGGCCGTGCAAGAATTCTACGGCTGTATCTGCCGGCGGACCGTGAACCGATTGAGCTCCGCCGGATTGAGTTTCGTGGCGCCGCGGGTGCGCGACGGGCGTGGGAGTTTCAATGA
- a CDS encoding nitroreductase family protein, with protein MNRKLMPIFRRRSIRRFRKRDVSDAQVRDLLEAAMAAPSAVATDPWRFIVVRSAEIRNRIADGLPHGQMLRHAPVGIVVLGDIERAHGRLESYLLQDVSAAIENLLLAASMLGLGACWLGVHPRPERIAHLRQLFGLPSNIVPISVVAVGHPAVHPRPRTRYRAAYVHRERWCAATSAAAHDGERPRC; from the coding sequence ATGAATCGCAAGCTGATGCCGATCTTTCGTCGTCGCAGTATTCGCCGGTTTCGCAAGCGCGACGTCTCCGACGCTCAGGTGCGCGATCTGCTCGAGGCGGCGATGGCCGCACCGTCCGCGGTCGCGACCGATCCGTGGCGCTTTATCGTCGTGCGTTCGGCCGAAATACGGAACCGTATCGCCGACGGTCTGCCGCACGGCCAGATGTTGCGCCACGCACCGGTCGGCATCGTGGTGCTGGGCGACATCGAGCGCGCCCACGGCCGGTTGGAGTCCTATCTGCTGCAAGATGTGAGCGCCGCAATTGAGAACCTGCTGCTGGCCGCCTCGATGCTCGGCCTCGGCGCCTGCTGGCTGGGCGTGCATCCGCGGCCGGAGAGAATCGCTCACCTTCGCCAGCTATTCGGCCTGCCGTCGAACATTGTGCCGATCTCGGTAGTCGCGGTGGGCCATCCGGCGGTGCATCCGCGGCCGCGCACCCGATACCGCGCAGCCTACGTCCACCGCGAACGGTGGTGCGCGGCAACCTCCGCTGCAGCGCACGACGGAGAACGTCCCCGCTGCTGA
- a CDS encoding nucleoside deaminase: MIEAGAERRRHERFMRIALAQARAAGEDGEVPVGAVIVHEGRLIAKAANQVERLRDPTAHAEILAITQAAAARGDWRLEGAVMYVTKEPCAMCAGAAVLARLKMVVWGVSDPLRGGAVSRFSILDTAELNHRCAHLGGVLEEECRELLQAFFRRRRSEGSG; encoded by the coding sequence ATGATCGAGGCGGGTGCGGAGCGACGGCGTCACGAGCGGTTCATGCGGATCGCGCTTGCGCAGGCGCGCGCGGCGGGGGAGGATGGCGAAGTGCCGGTCGGCGCGGTGATTGTGCACGAGGGGCGGCTGATCGCGAAAGCGGCAAACCAGGTGGAGCGGCTGCGTGATCCGACCGCGCACGCAGAGATTCTGGCGATCACGCAGGCGGCGGCGGCGAGGGGCGATTGGCGGCTGGAGGGGGCGGTGATGTACGTGACGAAGGAACCGTGTGCGATGTGTGCGGGGGCGGCGGTGCTGGCGCGGCTGAAAATGGTGGTGTGGGGTGTGAGTGATCCGTTGCGCGGTGGTGCGGTGTCTCGGTTTTCGATTCTGGACACGGCGGAGTTAAATCATCGCTGTGCGCATCTGGGCGGCGTGCTGGAGGAGGAATGCCGCGAGCTGCTGCAGGCATTTTTCCGGCGCCGGCGGTCGGAGGGCAGCGGGTAG
- a CDS encoding AAA family ATPase — MRMTETQQAALRTLAAFLRERSVRIAILRGYAGTGKTTLLAQLAQLAERDNRHVVLLAPTGRGARVLATATRRPAATIHAHIFSLTQLDTRRTSDDEPDTLHAAFRLRTNHDRAPTLYLVDEASMISDTFSSSETLCFGSGRLLADLLEYALFSSPGDGHQIVFAGDPAQLPPVDQSESPALEPAWFREHYGLQPLVVELTDIVRQAAEHPLLELATALRDGLRSECFCDLRIADAPPGLQRIGAFDPAGWAAHLRERGMASAVVITDSNARALRYNRAIRAELHGTPSAPPQPGDRLIIAANSHYNELPLLNGDLVEIVAADREVEIVQQPLAARDRDSGRRVIPLMFRRVVIRPPSASPTTKLELRILENTLDSEERDISRLEHQALYVHFRQRYRSLDPRSPDFISTLFRDPWFTALRVKYAYALTAHKAQGGEWPRVLVDMATVWHPATATWFRWAYTAVTRAREELQLLNAPTLSPDLRAEPAAAGIVRVCDAIHPTLRPADAALPPEWLGSTAFLRAATLEILHALREAGFEATGVAHYPWLIRFELVHDRRPISANVHYNGQQRLTTLVTPPQADQTLADALRTAIAPLLGRPFVLDHLALPVPSPELPPHSPLPETCPHPGMRRFDQLHRAALTGQPLSITAIEVLGRHQLRYTYRDASGAQAVINYYFNRAGACTSHSVDARRTTAAELAGRILALRRPLREAPQ, encoded by the coding sequence ATGAGGATGACCGAGACGCAGCAGGCCGCCTTACGCACGCTCGCCGCTTTCCTGCGCGAGCGCAGCGTACGCATCGCGATCCTCCGCGGGTACGCCGGCACCGGCAAGACCACGTTGCTGGCCCAGCTCGCCCAGCTCGCCGAGCGAGACAACCGTCACGTCGTGCTGCTGGCGCCAACCGGCCGCGGTGCGCGCGTGCTCGCCACCGCAACAAGACGTCCTGCCGCCACAATCCACGCGCACATCTTCAGCCTGACCCAACTCGACACCCGCCGCACCTCGGACGACGAACCCGACACGCTCCACGCCGCGTTCCGCCTGCGCACCAATCACGACCGCGCTCCGACCCTCTATCTCGTCGACGAAGCCTCGATGATCTCCGACACCTTCTCTTCTTCGGAGACTCTGTGCTTCGGTTCAGGACGGCTGCTGGCCGACCTTCTCGAGTATGCGCTCTTCAGTTCGCCCGGCGACGGTCACCAGATCGTCTTCGCCGGCGACCCCGCACAACTACCACCGGTGGACCAATCCGAGTCCCCCGCACTCGAACCCGCATGGTTTCGCGAACATTACGGGCTGCAGCCGCTGGTGGTGGAGCTGACCGACATCGTCCGCCAGGCCGCCGAGCATCCCCTCCTTGAGCTGGCCACAGCGCTGCGCGACGGCTTGCGGTCGGAGTGCTTCTGCGACCTCCGCATCGCGGACGCACCGCCCGGACTGCAGCGCATTGGCGCGTTCGACCCCGCCGGGTGGGCCGCCCATCTGCGCGAGCGAGGTATGGCCTCCGCAGTGGTGATCACAGATTCCAACGCCCGGGCGCTGCGCTACAACCGCGCAATCCGCGCCGAGCTTCACGGCACACCGTCCGCACCCCCGCAGCCCGGTGACCGGCTCATTATCGCCGCGAACTCCCACTACAATGAGCTACCATTGCTCAACGGCGATCTCGTCGAAATCGTCGCGGCGGACCGCGAGGTGGAAATCGTCCAGCAGCCGCTCGCCGCCCGCGATCGCGACAGTGGCCGGAGAGTGATCCCGCTGATGTTCCGCCGCGTCGTGATCCGGCCGCCGAGCGCCAGTCCCACCACGAAGCTCGAACTACGCATTCTTGAAAATACGCTCGACTCCGAGGAGCGCGACATCTCGCGACTCGAACACCAGGCCCTCTATGTGCACTTCCGTCAGCGGTATCGCTCACTGGACCCGCGCTCGCCGGATTTCATCTCGACGTTGTTCCGTGACCCGTGGTTCACCGCGCTCCGCGTGAAATACGCATACGCGCTCACTGCCCATAAGGCTCAAGGCGGCGAATGGCCACGGGTGTTGGTGGACATGGCCACCGTCTGGCACCCCGCCACCGCCACATGGTTCCGATGGGCCTACACCGCGGTCACCCGCGCACGCGAGGAACTCCAGCTGCTCAACGCGCCCACCCTTTCGCCAGACCTCCGCGCGGAGCCAGCAGCCGCCGGCATCGTCCGCGTGTGCGACGCCATTCACCCCACCCTCCGTCCCGCCGATGCGGCTCTGCCGCCGGAATGGCTGGGCAGCACCGCCTTCCTCCGCGCCGCCACGCTCGAGATCCTTCACGCGCTGCGGGAAGCGGGCTTCGAAGCCACCGGTGTCGCTCACTACCCCTGGCTGATCCGCTTCGAACTTGTTCACGACAGGCGCCCGATCTCCGCGAACGTGCACTACAACGGCCAGCAGCGCCTCACCACGCTGGTCACTCCGCCACAGGCGGACCAGACCCTCGCCGACGCGCTGCGCACCGCGATCGCGCCCCTGCTCGGTCGGCCGTTCGTGCTGGACCACCTTGCGCTGCCGGTGCCATCGCCCGAACTTCCACCCCACTCGCCGTTGCCGGAAACCTGCCCTCACCCCGGCATGCGGCGATTCGATCAGCTCCATCGCGCAGCGCTCACCGGCCAGCCGCTGTCGATCACCGCCATCGAAGTGCTCGGACGCCACCAGCTCCGCTACACCTACCGCGACGCCAGCGGCGCGCAGGCGGTCATCAACTACTACTTCAACCGCGCCGGCGCGTGCACCAGCCACTCAGTGGACGCCCGGCGCACCACCGCCGCGGAACTGGCCGGCCGTATCCTCGCCCTGCGCCGGCCACTACGCGAGGCGCCCCAATGA
- the cas1 gene encoding CRISPR-associated endonuclease Cas1, with protein MPGLILMTPGTRVSLVSERLRVTVPPRDGETEPSHVDLHLHEIDHVVLTTRVALTVPALAELADRNVPVLVISGVTHRMVALITPPPPVSPARVAQYAALQNPSRVGPLANALVEAKIRNQRRILQRLAAHRTEILASGALEALRQLADRAANIPPGGLDALLGLEGSAAAEYFSLFAAFFPPHAPMATRSRRPPRDPPNAVLSYGYTILAGEMICAILAAGLDPALGFYHDAARNRAALALDLIEPFRAPLVDALALDLFSHHVLEPDEHFQRDGEAVYLNADGRRKFHAAYERRMTRPFTPSGAESPTTFRDLLYQQARDFRRDILGEARWTPFRMP; from the coding sequence ATGCCCGGCCTGATCCTCATGACCCCCGGTACCCGCGTCTCGCTGGTCAGTGAACGGCTGCGCGTCACTGTTCCACCGCGCGATGGCGAGACCGAACCAAGCCACGTGGACCTTCACCTTCACGAGATCGACCACGTTGTCCTCACCACCCGCGTCGCGCTCACCGTTCCCGCCCTCGCGGAGCTGGCCGACCGTAACGTGCCGGTGTTGGTCATTTCCGGCGTCACCCACCGCATGGTCGCGCTGATCACACCGCCACCGCCCGTCAGTCCGGCCCGCGTCGCCCAATATGCCGCACTGCAGAATCCTAGCCGCGTCGGGCCCCTCGCCAACGCCCTCGTCGAGGCGAAGATTCGCAACCAGCGACGCATCCTGCAGCGGCTGGCGGCGCACCGCACCGAGATCCTCGCATCGGGGGCGCTCGAAGCGCTGCGGCAGTTGGCGGACCGCGCAGCAAACATTCCGCCGGGCGGCCTGGACGCGCTGCTGGGCCTGGAGGGCTCCGCCGCCGCGGAGTACTTTTCGCTGTTCGCCGCCTTTTTCCCGCCGCACGCGCCGATGGCCACGCGCTCCCGGCGCCCGCCCCGCGATCCCCCGAACGCGGTGCTCTCCTACGGCTACACGATCCTCGCCGGCGAAATGATCTGCGCCATCCTCGCCGCCGGCCTCGACCCCGCGCTCGGGTTCTACCACGATGCCGCTCGCAACCGCGCCGCGCTCGCGCTGGACCTCATCGAACCGTTCCGAGCCCCTCTGGTGGATGCGCTGGCCCTCGACCTCTTCAGCCACCACGTGCTCGAGCCGGACGAACACTTCCAGCGCGACGGCGAGGCGGTCTATCTGAACGCCGATGGTCGGCGCAAGTTCCATGCCGCCTACGAACGCCGAATGACCCGCCCGTTCACCCCCTCCGGTGCAGAGTCTCCGACCACCTTCCGAGATCTTCTCTACCAGCAGGCCCGTGACTTCCGTCGCGACATTCTGGGAGAGGCCAGATGGACGCCCTTCCGGATGCCTTGA
- the cas2 gene encoding CRISPR-associated endonuclease Cas2 encodes MDALPDALNPTPGGGNACAPLVHNIVAGWWEQAFSTEPSDEDQREWTMLMVVAYDIRDPRRLARVARHCEDYGGRVQYSVFEVRLTADRFDHFWEEIQRLIDPREDRLVAYRVCQECARKIRISGTQTLTPESPSAFIF; translated from the coding sequence ATGGACGCCCTTCCGGATGCCTTGAACCCAACCCCCGGCGGCGGCAACGCCTGCGCGCCTCTCGTGCACAACATCGTCGCCGGCTGGTGGGAACAGGCCTTCAGCACCGAACCGTCCGACGAAGACCAGAGGGAATGGACCATGCTCATGGTGGTTGCCTACGACATCCGCGACCCGCGCCGGCTCGCCCGCGTCGCGCGCCACTGCGAGGACTACGGCGGTCGCGTCCAGTACTCCGTTTTCGAGGTCCGCCTGACCGCCGACCGTTTCGACCATTTCTGGGAAGAAATCCAGCGGCTGATCGATCCCCGCGAAGACCGGCTGGTGGCCTACCGAGTTTGTCAGGAGTGCGCTCGCAAGATCCGCATCAGCGGCACCCAAACCCTCACCCCGGAGTCGCCTTCTGCCTTCATCTTTTGA